One window of Dyadobacter sandarakinus genomic DNA carries:
- a CDS encoding arylsulfatase, which translates to MKKHVLSVGRLVLATAVSLGAGSFANAQYTPAQPYKGKIGKTLSETTESWTDRKKAPAGTPNVVWILLDDIGYGAISTFGGLINMPTLDSLANNGLRYTNFHTTAICAPTRAALLTGRNSHSVHMGLFPETAIGTPGYDAQMPFEKATAAEILKENGYNTFALGKWHITPLADLSPAGPFNRWPTGRGFEHFYGFPSRGSIDQWHPELWEGTTREKDQQSGKHFNELIADKAISYVSGQQAGNPDKPFFLYIATGAGHAPHQVAKKWSDKYKGKFDGGWDEYREKVLANQIRLGVIPKTAKLPPRNPGVKEWASLPAEEKKLYARFMETYAGFLEQTDYEIGRVIRHLKVSGQLENTLIFVSVGDNGASKEGTFVGTVNHYGAETSEDIRLKKNLENIDLIGSEFSKVNYPLGWAAATNVPFRHWKQDANAEGGTHNPLIVFYPKGIKEKGGIRNQYVHVVDILPTTLELVNAKIPENINGYKQEPMEGTSLAYSINDETAKDRHTLQYYEIHGSRAIYKDGWKAGALHVKKQAFDQDQWQLFNLKDDFNEINDLAAKEPARLKELRALFDSEATKYNVFPLKDGTQGYALQTAYKDLDKVVLYPGQSTIVDVAGPFAIKKSFSLMADVNLPGVETEGVLLSRGGFEGGLSFFVQNHKLHLVYAVGDGTKYVVTSGQATLPGGRVQLRADVKYDQDGTGLISLFVDDAKVGESKIEKTTGYVYLHEGVNVGFDDLTPVADTYKVPFAFTGKIHQVVIDYHSKQQSFLKQH; encoded by the coding sequence ATGAAAAAACATGTTCTATCTGTTGGCCGGCTGGTCCTGGCAACTGCTGTCTCGCTGGGCGCTGGATCGTTTGCAAACGCGCAATACACGCCTGCGCAGCCCTATAAAGGCAAAATCGGGAAAACACTCAGCGAAACGACTGAGTCCTGGACGGACAGGAAAAAAGCCCCGGCCGGTACGCCCAATGTGGTCTGGATATTACTGGACGATATTGGTTACGGCGCCATCAGCACATTTGGAGGGCTGATCAACATGCCAACACTGGATAGTCTTGCAAACAACGGGTTGCGCTATACCAACTTTCACACCACCGCCATATGCGCCCCAACGCGGGCCGCATTGCTGACCGGGCGAAACTCGCATTCGGTCCACATGGGCCTTTTCCCCGAAACCGCGATCGGTACACCGGGTTATGATGCGCAGATGCCTTTTGAAAAAGCAACAGCGGCCGAAATCCTGAAAGAAAATGGCTACAACACATTTGCATTGGGAAAATGGCACATTACGCCCCTGGCTGATCTGTCGCCTGCCGGACCATTCAACCGGTGGCCGACAGGTCGCGGATTTGAGCATTTTTATGGTTTTCCTTCGAGGGGCAGTATCGATCAGTGGCACCCCGAGCTCTGGGAAGGTACCACCCGGGAAAAGGATCAGCAATCCGGCAAGCATTTCAATGAGCTGATCGCCGACAAGGCCATCAGCTATGTGTCGGGCCAGCAGGCGGGCAATCCGGATAAGCCGTTTTTCCTGTACATAGCCACCGGAGCAGGACATGCACCGCATCAGGTAGCCAAAAAATGGTCGGATAAGTACAAAGGGAAATTCGACGGCGGCTGGGACGAATACCGCGAAAAAGTACTGGCCAATCAGATCCGGCTGGGCGTCATTCCCAAAACTGCCAAGCTGCCGCCGCGCAACCCCGGTGTGAAAGAATGGGCGTCGCTGCCCGCAGAAGAAAAGAAATTATACGCGCGCTTCATGGAGACGTACGCGGGCTTTCTGGAACAAACCGATTACGAGATCGGGCGTGTGATACGGCATCTGAAAGTGTCCGGTCAGTTGGAAAACACCCTGATTTTCGTTTCTGTGGGCGATAATGGGGCCAGCAAGGAAGGGACTTTCGTCGGGACGGTTAATCATTATGGAGCCGAGACCAGCGAAGACATCCGATTGAAAAAAAACCTTGAAAACATTGATTTGATCGGCTCTGAATTTTCCAAAGTAAATTACCCGCTGGGCTGGGCAGCGGCTACGAATGTTCCTTTCCGGCATTGGAAACAGGATGCCAACGCAGAAGGCGGCACGCACAACCCCCTGATTGTTTTTTATCCGAAAGGCATCAAAGAAAAAGGTGGCATACGCAACCAGTATGTGCACGTCGTCGACATTTTACCGACAACATTGGAGCTGGTCAATGCCAAAATTCCGGAAAACATCAACGGTTACAAGCAGGAGCCCATGGAAGGTACCAGCCTTGCATACAGTATCAATGACGAGACAGCCAAAGACCGCCATACATTGCAGTATTACGAAATCCACGGTTCGCGGGCGATTTACAAAGATGGCTGGAAAGCGGGTGCGCTGCACGTAAAAAAGCAGGCATTCGACCAGGACCAGTGGCAGCTTTTCAATCTGAAAGACGACTTCAACGAAATCAATGACCTGGCCGCAAAAGAGCCCGCGAGGTTGAAGGAGCTGCGCGCGCTGTTTGATAGTGAAGCCACCAAATACAACGTGTTCCCGCTGAAAGACGGCACGCAGGGATATGCCTTGCAAACCGCCTACAAGGATCTGGACAAAGTAGTATTGTACCCCGGCCAGTCGACCATTGTAGACGTCGCGGGACCATTTGCCATTAAAAAATCTTTCAGCCTGATGGCCGATGTGAACCTGCCAGGCGTGGAAACCGAAGGCGTGCTGTTGTCGCGGGGCGGGTTTGAGGGAGGGCTGAGCTTCTTTGTCCAGAACCACAAGCTGCACCTGGTGTACGCAGTAGGTGACGGTACCAAATATGTGGTCACGTCCGGGCAGGCAACACTGCCGGGTGGCCGGGTACAGCTGCGGGCCGATGTGAAATACGACCAGGATGGAACCGGGCTGATCAGCCTTTTTGTAGATGACGCCAAAGTAGGGGAGTCCAAAATCGAAAAAACAACGGGTTATGTGTACCTGCACGAGGGCGTGAATGTCGGCTTTGATGATCTGACGCCGGTTGCCGATACCTACAAGGTTCCGTTCGCATTTACAGGAAAAATTCACCAGGTGGTCATTGACTATCATTCAAAACAGCAGAGCTTTCTGAAACAGCATTGA
- a CDS encoding YciE/YciF ferroxidase family protein codes for MKTTKSKTAATKQITEQDGEKLKELFVDGLKDIYWAEKNLAKALVKLSKSATSEELKSAFELHTTQTEQQIVTVEQVFEIIGEKAQAKKCAAMEGLIAEANEIIESTEKGTMVRDCGLIMAAQKVEHYEIASYGTLRNIARTLGYEEAATLLQQTLDQEGETDHILTELAESYVNQEASAE; via the coding sequence ATGAAAACCACAAAAAGTAAAACTGCCGCCACTAAACAGATCACCGAACAAGATGGTGAAAAACTGAAGGAATTGTTTGTAGATGGTCTTAAAGACATTTACTGGGCAGAAAAAAACCTGGCGAAGGCATTGGTAAAACTTTCTAAAAGTGCCACATCCGAAGAACTGAAATCTGCATTTGAGCTGCATACAACGCAAACCGAGCAGCAGATCGTGACCGTAGAGCAGGTGTTTGAAATCATAGGTGAAAAGGCACAAGCCAAAAAATGTGCTGCCATGGAAGGCCTCATTGCAGAAGCCAACGAAATTATCGAGAGTACGGAAAAAGGAACCATGGTTCGTGATTGCGGACTCATCATGGCGGCCCAGAAGGTAGAGCACTATGAAATTGCCTCGTATGGTACGCTTCGCAATATCGCACGCACCCTTGGCTATGAAGAAGCAGCCACACTTTTGCAACAGACGCTGGATCAGGAAGGTGAAACAGATCACATCCTTACTGAACTTGCTGAGTCGTACGTTAACCAGGAAGCAAGCGCGGAATAA
- a CDS encoding helix-turn-helix domain-containing protein, with product MKPFEIKSVRELHQLLALPNPKHPLVSVMDFAAIKCFDDEQLEAVRYGFYCIALKKNFKGKMRYGQQHYDFDDGVMTFFAPNQVVVTEIRDDWELEGMWLVIHPDFLKGFPLATGIREYGYFSYAVNEALHLSRDEEEKVYDLMKLIASESEARPDQSSQVIIIKQIELLLSYCDRFYQRQFLTRKQAGNHLLTAFEQLLESYFNENRCEVDGIPSVSFFAGKLSLSRNYLSDMLRSITGLSAQQHIQQKLIENAKIMLASSDFNISEVAYKLGFDYPQSFHKLFKNKTSLSPLEYRRGVLGQYPETSEEQKWQNSPHSR from the coding sequence ATGAAACCTTTTGAAATCAAGTCGGTCCGGGAGCTGCACCAGCTGCTAGCATTGCCCAATCCAAAACATCCGCTGGTAAGCGTCATGGATTTTGCGGCCATCAAATGTTTTGATGACGAGCAGCTGGAAGCAGTACGGTATGGCTTCTATTGCATTGCATTGAAAAAGAATTTCAAAGGTAAAATGCGTTACGGGCAACAGCATTATGACTTTGACGACGGCGTCATGACCTTTTTCGCACCAAACCAGGTGGTCGTGACCGAGATCCGGGACGATTGGGAACTTGAAGGCATGTGGCTCGTGATCCATCCCGATTTCCTCAAAGGATTTCCGTTGGCGACAGGAATCCGCGAGTACGGGTATTTTTCCTATGCCGTAAACGAAGCCCTTCATTTATCCCGGGACGAAGAAGAAAAGGTTTATGATCTGATGAAATTGATCGCTTCGGAAAGCGAAGCCAGGCCTGATCAATCCTCACAGGTAATCATCATCAAACAAATTGAACTGCTGCTAAGCTATTGTGACCGGTTTTATCAACGCCAGTTTCTGACCAGGAAACAAGCCGGTAACCATCTTCTGACCGCCTTTGAGCAGCTGCTTGAAAGTTATTTTAATGAAAACAGGTGCGAGGTGGACGGGATACCAAGCGTGTCTTTTTTTGCCGGCAAGCTGAGCCTTTCGCGCAACTACCTGAGTGATATGCTCCGCAGCATTACCGGCCTGAGTGCGCAGCAGCACATACAGCAAAAGTTGATTGAAAACGCCAAAATCATGCTTGCTTCTTCTGATTTCAACATTTCAGAGGTAGCATATAAGCTGGGCTTTGACTATCCCCAGTCGTTTCATAAGCTTTTCAAAAACAAAACTTCCTTGTCTCCGCTTGAATACCGGAGAGGGGTTCTCGGGCAGTATCCGGAAACAAGTGAGGAGCAAAAATGGCAGAATTCCCCGCATTCTCGCTGA
- a CDS encoding antibiotic biosynthesis monooxygenase family protein, with protein MYARVVQVLLNQDHLNDATNYFQDSVGPALKDMAGFKNSRFLINTKTSQCLMVTLWETEEARTAAETNGFLQSVMVAMKPYFAAQPVIDYYEVAVQVV; from the coding sequence ATGTACGCCAGAGTTGTTCAGGTTCTCTTGAACCAGGATCATTTAAATGACGCCACGAATTATTTCCAGGATTCGGTAGGCCCTGCACTGAAAGACATGGCAGGATTTAAAAACAGCCGCTTTTTAATTAATACCAAAACCAGTCAATGCCTGATGGTGACACTCTGGGAAACCGAAGAAGCACGCACCGCAGCGGAGACAAACGGATTTTTGCAAAGTGTAATGGTGGCCATGAAACCATACTTTGCCGCTCAGCCTGTGATTGATTATTATGAAGTCGCCGTCCAGGTTGTTTGA
- a CDS encoding M48 family metallopeptidase: MTVKSVGAIFLFIFVYLLLMCSAIALTIGCGILGYTLVAYSFSGYAILAALALLSIGLLSLVFLIKFIFKKHSTDLTHLIEIRKEHEPQLFQMVEELVKEVGTDFPKKIYLSADVNAAVFYDSGFWSMLLPVRKNLQIGLGLVNAVSVIELRAILAHEFGHFSQKTMKVGSYVYNMNRVIYNMLYDNDAYETLIEKWASSNNFLAIAVLISVRIVRGIQWILKKVYRILNVSYMGLSREMEFHADEIAANVTGPGPLKSSLLRLEFAAGAYQIVLNYYQGKVDESKKAANVYLQQASVMDFVARRDGLHFEHGLPQVSMDYLQRHNRSKLVIADQWASHPTTEDRILRLSQLNIPVQNEDKRSAWSIFKDKEHLQHQLTANEFSLVQYPSPATEITAEEFIRDYVEMQREFQFDNLFNGYYDNKSPERISLQELGRISPEKTKNIDLLFGKNAVQNIDDYLWLDRDIQVLSAIMEGHYAVKTFDYDGIKYTAGACAGLIAELELKRNQLKEQITENDTDIYQYFLQKENETARSGELNHLYVSYFDWDDAADEHFQIYTSVTNAAAFMFETTPENQIAENIQALRSVELTFKASVKALIDKAFVKEITDADMGRNFELYLADQYSYFHDRQYNADEINILFTCINNYHNLIGKIHFNRKKKLLDYQAQLAKDAVPLKDHQDLIIQPSITNAFNAAILPSLNSQTSQ; the protein is encoded by the coding sequence ATGACGGTGAAATCCGTCGGTGCTATTTTCCTTTTTATTTTCGTTTATCTGCTGCTGATGTGCAGTGCAATTGCATTGACAATTGGCTGTGGCATTCTGGGGTACACGCTTGTTGCATACAGTTTCAGTGGCTATGCCATTTTAGCAGCACTTGCCTTGTTAAGTATCGGATTGCTGAGCCTGGTGTTTCTTATCAAATTCATTTTCAAAAAACACAGTACGGATCTTACCCACCTCATTGAAATCCGGAAAGAGCATGAACCTCAATTATTTCAGATGGTTGAAGAACTTGTTAAAGAAGTTGGTACGGATTTTCCTAAAAAGATTTACTTGTCAGCGGATGTAAATGCGGCTGTATTTTACGACTCCGGTTTCTGGAGTATGTTGTTACCCGTGCGTAAAAATCTGCAGATCGGCCTCGGCCTGGTCAACGCTGTTTCGGTCATTGAACTGCGTGCCATATTAGCTCATGAGTTCGGACACTTTTCCCAAAAAACAATGAAAGTCGGGAGCTATGTCTACAATATGAACCGGGTTATTTACAATATGCTGTATGATAATGATGCCTATGAAACATTGATAGAGAAATGGGCAAGCAGCAATAACTTTCTGGCCATTGCGGTCCTGATTTCCGTCAGGATTGTCAGAGGTATCCAATGGATTTTAAAAAAGGTTTATCGTATTCTGAATGTAAGCTATATGGGCTTGTCGCGGGAAATGGAATTTCATGCGGACGAAATAGCTGCAAATGTGACAGGACCGGGCCCACTTAAATCTTCCCTGCTGAGGCTGGAATTTGCAGCCGGCGCTTATCAGATTGTGCTTAACTATTATCAGGGAAAAGTTGACGAATCAAAAAAGGCAGCGAATGTATATCTGCAGCAAGCGTCGGTGATGGACTTTGTTGCCCGGCGTGACGGGCTGCATTTCGAGCATGGACTGCCGCAGGTTAGCATGGATTATTTACAGCGGCATAACCGCTCCAAACTGGTTATTGCGGATCAATGGGCGTCTCACCCTACTACCGAAGACCGGATCCTGCGACTCAGCCAGCTGAATATTCCTGTTCAAAATGAAGATAAAAGGTCTGCATGGTCCATTTTCAAAGACAAAGAACATTTGCAGCACCAACTGACTGCCAATGAATTCAGTCTTGTTCAGTACCCCTCACCGGCCACCGAAATAACAGCTGAAGAGTTCATCCGTGATTACGTGGAAATGCAGCGTGAGTTTCAGTTTGATAACCTGTTTAATGGCTATTATGACAACAAAAGTCCGGAGAGAATTTCCCTGCAGGAATTGGGTCGGATATCACCGGAAAAAACAAAGAATATTGATCTTCTTTTTGGCAAGAATGCCGTGCAAAACATTGATGACTACCTCTGGCTCGACCGCGATATACAGGTACTAAGCGCTATTATGGAAGGACATTATGCCGTAAAAACCTTCGACTATGATGGCATTAAATATACGGCCGGTGCATGTGCCGGATTGATTGCCGAACTTGAACTGAAACGGAATCAATTGAAAGAACAGATTACGGAAAATGACACAGACATTTACCAGTATTTCCTGCAAAAGGAAAACGAAACTGCCCGGAGTGGGGAGCTGAATCATTTATATGTATCGTATTTTGACTGGGACGATGCGGCGGACGAACATTTTCAGATATATACAAGCGTGACAAATGCGGCGGCATTTATGTTCGAAACTACGCCGGAAAATCAGATAGCAGAAAACATCCAGGCATTAAGATCGGTGGAGCTCACCTTTAAAGCATCTGTCAAAGCATTGATTGATAAAGCATTTGTCAAGGAAATTACAGATGCTGATATGGGCAGGAATTTTGAGCTTTACCTGGCTGACCAGTATTCATATTTTCACGATCGCCAGTACAATGCAGACGAGATCAATATTCTTTTTACATGCATAAACAATTACCATAACCTGATCGGAAAAATACATTTCAACCGCAAAAAGAAGCTGCTGGATTACCAGGCACAATTAGCAAAAGATGCTGTGCCATTGAAGGATCATCAAGACTTAATTATTCAGCCTTCAATAACAAATGCTTTCAATGCTGCCATTTTGCCTTCCCTGAATTCCCAGACATCGCAATAA
- a CDS encoding DoxX family protein, with product MKAQKIIYSVTTGLVVLGMVMSFFNYFFNPAMKEGYAHIGFPDWFRVELGIAKLLGALALAIPAVPQRVKEWAYAGFFINFLSATFAHYFAGDAAGYLVAPVLMLMLLVASYVAREKLGLYRSGEGII from the coding sequence ATGAAAGCTCAAAAAATTATTTATTCCGTGACCACCGGTCTGGTGGTTCTTGGCATGGTGATGTCGTTTTTCAACTATTTCTTCAACCCGGCCATGAAGGAAGGGTATGCGCATATTGGTTTTCCGGATTGGTTCCGCGTAGAGCTGGGCATAGCAAAACTCCTCGGCGCTCTGGCGCTTGCCATTCCTGCCGTCCCGCAGCGCGTCAAGGAATGGGCGTATGCAGGATTTTTCATCAATTTCTTGTCGGCTACTTTTGCCCATTATTTTGCCGGTGATGCAGCAGGTTACCTGGTCGCACCTGTTCTCATGCTGATGCTGCTGGTGGCTTCCTATGTGGCAAGGGAAAAACTCGGCCTGTACCGCTCAGGAGAAGGTATTATCTAA
- a CDS encoding dihydrofolate reductase family protein, producing MANRRKIIAAINMTLDGYCDHTAVMADDELHAHYSNLINGADLALYGRITYQLMEYWKGILANPTGDKLTDDFAVSIDRIPKVVFSRTLKNVDWSSARIAAQELRKEVLTVRELPGKDILVCSRSLIAALINHGLVDELQLAIHPVIVGKGLPLLDLIGEKTFLKLERTKTLASGAIVLYYRFR from the coding sequence GTGGCAAACAGGAGAAAAATCATCGCAGCCATCAATATGACGCTTGACGGATATTGCGACCATACGGCCGTCATGGCAGACGATGAACTGCATGCACACTACAGCAATTTAATCAACGGGGCGGATCTTGCATTGTATGGAAGGATCACCTACCAGCTCATGGAGTACTGGAAGGGCATTCTGGCGAACCCGACGGGCGATAAGCTGACGGATGATTTTGCAGTCAGCATCGACCGCATCCCAAAAGTTGTTTTTTCCCGCACGCTGAAAAACGTTGACTGGTCCAGTGCAAGGATCGCCGCCCAAGAGCTACGGAAGGAAGTTCTGACTGTGAGGGAGCTGCCCGGCAAAGACATCCTGGTTTGCAGCCGAAGCTTGATAGCGGCTTTGATAAACCACGGCCTCGTGGACGAACTGCAGCTGGCCATTCATCCGGTTATTGTGGGCAAAGGTTTGCCTTTACTGGACCTGATCGGCGAAAAAACGTTTTTAAAGCTCGAAAGGACAAAAACTTTGGCGTCCGGCGCAATCGTACTTTACTACCGATTCAGGTAA
- a CDS encoding winged helix-turn-helix transcriptional regulator encodes MENQEQPHMPGSVTCTAHHRAISDTMDLLSGKWKIRIIGELIFGKRRFGELLGGIHGIAAKMLSKELQDLETNKMIRRTVLQTKPITVEYELTPYGRTVTPIINAMADWGHQHRELIVKNHEKEDQPA; translated from the coding sequence ATGGAAAATCAAGAACAACCACATATGCCCGGTTCAGTTACCTGTACCGCTCATCACCGTGCCATCAGCGACACCATGGACCTGCTGAGCGGGAAATGGAAAATCCGGATTATCGGCGAGCTGATATTTGGAAAAAGACGGTTTGGCGAACTGCTGGGAGGCATTCACGGGATCGCTGCAAAAATGCTTTCCAAGGAACTTCAGGATCTGGAAACCAATAAGATGATCAGGCGTACGGTATTGCAAACCAAGCCGATTACGGTAGAGTACGAGCTCACCCCATACGGACGGACTGTAACACCCATCATCAATGCGATGGCAGACTGGGGCCACCAGCATCGCGAGCTGATCGTCAAAAACCACGAAAAGGAGGACCAGCCTGCCTGA
- a CDS encoding DUF1810 domain-containing protein: MMEESSDLIKFLDAQRSDYAGALSEIRSGRKQGHWIWYIFPQIAGLGFSSTSAHYAISDLEQAGRYFKHPVLGKRLVEISEAMLTVQGKSARQILGSPDDLKLRSSMSLFNLLDQTHPVFQAVLDKYFEGVPDPRTLDAVGRK, translated from the coding sequence ATGATGGAAGAATCGTCAGATTTGATCAAATTTTTGGATGCACAGCGGAGCGACTATGCAGGCGCATTGTCTGAGATCAGAAGCGGTAGAAAACAAGGTCACTGGATCTGGTATATTTTCCCCCAGATCGCAGGACTGGGATTCAGCAGCACATCGGCGCATTACGCGATCAGCGATCTCGAACAGGCCGGCCGCTATTTCAAGCACCCGGTGTTGGGGAAGCGGTTGGTAGAAATTTCCGAGGCGATGCTCACTGTTCAGGGCAAATCTGCCCGCCAGATTCTCGGAAGTCCGGATGATCTTAAACTGAGATCGTCCATGAGCCTGTTTAATCTGCTGGATCAAACCCACCCGGTGTTTCAGGCGGTGCTCGACAAATACTTTGAAGGAGTACCGGACCCGCGTACGCTGGATGCGGTTGGGAGGAAGTAG
- a CDS encoding RNA polymerase sigma factor produces the protein MDSLETLLAGCRRRDRQSQEKLYRRFYPALFALCRNFFDEKHDVLTALNNGMLRVFQHVDQYDPQKGEFFSWMYTIVRNAALTLLRNRKTQAFHYDEIDDKMGFESPENPLDALNAGDIQVYLMQLPVATRRICGLFYLDGFSVKEISEALNIREGTVKWHLSESRNRLKSILEKALR, from the coding sequence TTGGATAGCCTTGAAACATTATTGGCCGGATGCCGGCGCAGGGACCGTCAGAGTCAGGAAAAACTGTACCGGCGGTTTTACCCTGCGCTGTTCGCATTGTGCAGGAATTTTTTTGATGAAAAACATGATGTACTGACCGCATTGAATAATGGAATGCTCCGGGTTTTCCAGCATGTAGATCAGTACGATCCTCAGAAAGGCGAGTTTTTCAGCTGGATGTACACGATCGTGAGAAATGCTGCGCTCACTCTCCTGCGCAACCGCAAAACCCAGGCTTTCCATTATGACGAAATTGATGACAAGATGGGGTTTGAGTCTCCTGAAAATCCGCTGGATGCCCTGAATGCTGGCGATATACAAGTATATCTCATGCAGTTGCCTGTTGCGACGAGGCGAATATGCGGGCTGTTTTACCTTGACGGCTTTTCGGTAAAAGAAATATCAGAGGCGCTGAATATCCGTGAGGGAACTGTCAAATGGCACCTGAGTGAGAGCAGGAACAGATTGAAATCCATTTTGGAAAAAGCACTTCGCTAG
- a CDS encoding DUF4142 domain-containing protein, whose protein sequence is MKIASSIMTLATITMLWGCGSKSTESTDTTEFADSTNEAAADNTGSDSTSSAMEDDSEFAVEAANGGMAEVALSKIAEEKATDPKVKEFAKQMIKDHTKANDELKALATSKNITLPSAPNEEKQKAASDLGSKSGSDFDKAYIEVMKKDHDQTVKLFEDAQKEVKDAELKAFIDKTLPVIKAHAEHVKGLDKSK, encoded by the coding sequence ATGAAAATTGCATCAAGCATCATGACCCTGGCAACCATAACGATGTTGTGGGGCTGCGGGTCCAAGTCGACCGAATCGACGGACACAACCGAGTTTGCGGACAGTACCAACGAAGCAGCTGCCGATAATACCGGCAGCGACTCCACATCTTCTGCTATGGAAGATGATTCCGAATTTGCGGTAGAAGCGGCAAATGGCGGAATGGCTGAGGTAGCGCTGAGCAAAATTGCAGAAGAAAAGGCAACAGACCCGAAAGTGAAAGAATTTGCAAAACAGATGATTAAAGATCATACAAAAGCAAATGATGAACTGAAGGCACTGGCCACCAGCAAAAACATCACCCTGCCTTCGGCTCCCAATGAAGAAAAGCAAAAAGCTGCTTCGGACCTTGGCAGTAAGAGCGGCAGTGACTTTGACAAAGCTTACATTGAGGTAATGAAAAAAGACCACGACCAAACTGTAAAGCTTTTTGAAGACGCGCAGAAAGAAGTAAAAGATGCAGAGCTGAAAGCTTTCATCGATAAAACTTTGCCGGTGATCAAGGCACATGCTGAACATGTAAAAGGTCTTGACAAGAGCAAATAA
- a CDS encoding nuclear transport factor 2 family protein, whose product MTNLNNKSILEVANAAITKGDYEGFLSFCTEDTTWTFVGEQTLQGKEAVRKYMAATYQEPPKFIVENLIAEGDFVTALGQITLKDVNGNRTDYSYCDVWEFREGKMAALKAFVIEG is encoded by the coding sequence TTGACGAATCTGAATAACAAATCCATTCTGGAAGTGGCAAATGCTGCAATTACAAAAGGTGATTATGAGGGCTTTTTGTCTTTTTGTACAGAGGACACCACGTGGACGTTCGTGGGCGAACAAACGTTGCAGGGAAAAGAAGCAGTGCGGAAATATATGGCGGCAACCTACCAGGAACCGCCAAAGTTTATAGTTGAAAACCTGATTGCCGAGGGCGACTTCGTTACCGCCCTCGGCCAGATCACCCTGAAAGATGTAAACGGGAATAGGACAGATTATTCTTATTGCGATGTCTGGGAATTCAGGGAAGGCAAAATGGCAGCATTGAAAGCATTTGTTATTGAAGGCTGA
- a CDS encoding SDR family NAD(P)-dependent oxidoreductase → MNTDKQQTWLITGTSKGLGLQLTRLLLSLGHQVIATSRSVSALQREIAAYPQHLRAIPLDITSDQQVKEAIDQAAGELGRIDVVVNNAGYSLVGSMEEMSDAEFRQTMDVNLFGTANIIRHVMPHLRRQQSGHIINISSNAGYVGFANAASYNAAKFAIIGLSEALAQEVGGFGIKVTVVAPGQFRTEFMNSISYVKNRIDVYGVDQAEKTWSQFSGKQQGDPEKLVKILVEIAGMQQPPLHLLLGPDTYELVTEKRKQEDAEFEAWKPITLSTNFD, encoded by the coding sequence ATGAACACGGATAAACAACAAACATGGCTGATCACCGGAACTTCAAAGGGACTGGGGCTGCAACTGACCAGGCTTTTACTTTCCTTGGGCCATCAGGTAATTGCCACGAGCAGGAGCGTATCTGCATTGCAGCGGGAAATCGCGGCTTACCCGCAGCACCTGCGCGCCATCCCGCTGGATATTACGTCCGATCAGCAGGTTAAAGAGGCGATCGACCAGGCGGCAGGGGAACTCGGGCGTATTGATGTGGTGGTAAACAATGCGGGATACAGTCTGGTGGGCAGCATGGAGGAGATGTCTGATGCGGAGTTCAGGCAGACGATGGATGTTAACCTTTTTGGTACGGCAAATATCATCCGGCATGTGATGCCGCATTTGCGCAGGCAGCAATCCGGGCATATTATCAACATTTCGTCCAATGCGGGTTATGTGGGTTTTGCAAATGCCGCGAGCTATAATGCGGCAAAATTTGCAATTATCGGCCTCTCGGAGGCGCTGGCCCAGGAAGTCGGCGGTTTCGGGATTAAGGTGACCGTAGTTGCCCCCGGCCAGTTCAGAACCGAGTTTATGAACTCGATCTCTTATGTCAAAAACAGGATTGATGTTTATGGAGTAGACCAGGCTGAGAAAACGTGGTCACAATTCAGCGGGAAGCAGCAGGGCGATCCTGAAAAGCTGGTGAAGATATTGGTAGAAATTGCCGGAATGCAGCAGCCACCCCTTCACCTGCTACTGGGACCAGACACCTACGAGCTTGTAACTGAAAAAAGAAAACAGGAGGATGCGGAGTTTGAGGCCTGGAAACCCATTACCTTATCCACCAATTTTGATTGA